The proteins below are encoded in one region of Telopea speciosissima isolate NSW1024214 ecotype Mountain lineage chromosome 10, Tspe_v1, whole genome shotgun sequence:
- the LOC122643731 gene encoding cytochrome P450 94A1-like — MIQLNLEFLLSVLLFFLPLIFFFIKTCSSYVGNKKSSSVSSKLPRVYPLVGSSLTIASNHERFSQWATQLLQSSPNGNVLLYRSLGHLQLITTNPANVQHILKTQFYQYPKGNFFRDHLYDFLGDGVFNADGDNWKFQRQIASHEFNTKSLRKFVETVMEDELSGRLLPLLVEASAKNMVFDLQDILQRFAFDNICKIAFGFDPACLSPKFPQPVSEFAEAFEDATRISSARFNATLPPVWKLKRAFNIGSEKRLREAISTVREYATNLVRQKKRELEEKSSLETEDLLSRFVSSGNSDERFVTDIVISFIVAGRDTTSAALTWFFWLIANNPRVEEEILKEIKENPESLDYDEVKHVVYIHASLCESMRFYPPVPHDTKFAVADNVLPDGTVVKKETGVTYIPYAMGRTEAIWGKDWPEFRPERWLEKEEISGKWKFLGKDPYTYPVFQAGPRICLGKDMAFLQMQRIVAGVMQKYRVVPAEKGFDPFFTSYLSAKMKGGFPVRVEERKDGRSAESANLINGD, encoded by the coding sequence ATGATTCAGCTAAACCTTGAGTTCTTACTTTCAGTTctgctcttctttctccccctcatcttcttcttcatcaaaaCCTGTTCTTCTTATGTGGGAAATAAGAAATCATCTTCAGTTTCATCCAAACTGCCAAGGGTATACCCTTTGGTGGGTTCTTCACTTACCATAGCTTCCAATCATGAACGATTCAGTCAATGGGCTACACAGcttcttcaaagctctcctaaTGGAAATGTCCTTCTTTATCGTTCCCTCGGCCATCTCCAACTCATAACCACCAATCCCGCCAACGTTCAACATATCCTCAAAACCCAATTCTACCAATACCCAAAAGGAAATTTTTTCAGAGATCACCTCTACGATTTCCTTGGAGATGGTGTCTTCAACGCAGATGGTGATAACTGGAAGTTTCAGAGACAAATTGCCAGTCATGAATTTAACACCAAATCACTCCGGAAATTCGTCGAAACAGTTATGGAAGATGAACTCTCTGGTCGTCTCCTTCCTCTGCTCGTTGAAGCTTCTGCCAAAAATATGGTCTTTGATCTGCAAGACATTCTTCAAAGATTTGCATTTGACAATATCTGCAAAATTGCTTTTGGGTTCGATCCGGCATGCTTGTCGCCTAAATTCCCACAACCTGTATCAGAATTTGCAGAGGCATTTGAAGATGCTACAAGGATAAGCAGTGCGAGATTTAATGCCACATTGCCACCAGTTTGGAAATTGAAAAGAGCTTTTAATATTGGGTCTGAGAAACGATTACGAGAAGCAATTTCGACAGTTCGTGAATACGCAACAAATCTTGTCAGACAAAAGAAACGAGAACTGGAAGAAAAATCTTCACTTGAAACAGAGGATCTTCTCTCCAGATTCGTGAGTTCAGGCAATTCGGATGAGCGATTTGTTACAGATATCGTCATCAGCTTCATCGTAGCAGGTAGGGATACTACATCTGCTGCCTTGACATGGTTCTTTTGGTTAATTGCTAACAACCCTCGTGTAGAAGAAGAGATATTGAAGGAGATAAAGGAGAATCCTGAATCGCTTGATTACGATGAAGTGAAGCATGTGGTTTACATTCACGCTTCGCTCTGTGAGAGCATGAGGTTTTACCCACCAGTTCCACATGATACCAAATTTGCAGTTGCAGACAATGTTTTACCAGATGGGACTGTTGTGAAGAAAGAAACGGGAGTGACATATATACCTTATGCAATGGGAAGAACAGAGGCGATTTGGGGGAAAGATTGGCCAGAGTTTCGACCGGAGAGGTGGCTGGAGAAGGAGGAGATTTCTGGAAAGTGGAAATTTCTGGGGAAGGATCCTTACACATACCCTGTTTTCCAAGCGGGGCCGAGGATTTGCTTAGGGAAGGATATGGCTTTCTTGCAGATGCAGAGGATCGTTGCCGGAGTAATGCAGAAGTATAGGGTGGTGCCGGCGGAGAAAGGGTTTGATCCGTTTTTCACTTCTTACTTGTCAGCCAAAATGAAAGGAGGTTTTCCGGTGAGAGTTGAGGAGAGGAAGGATGGTAGATCAGCGGAGAGCGCTAACTTAATTAATGGTGATTAA